CGTAGTCGGTAATGCGCGGCGCCAGCAGGTAGCGGAAATCCGAACCCAGGGCGTCGCGGTTGCCGGTCTTGACCAGGTAGCGATCGACGAAGTCCTTGTCGGTCTCCAGCGTCATGCCGGATTCGCGGATGCGCGCCGCCGTGACGCTTTCGGTATCACGGATCGAGCCGACGACAAGGCTGACCGTGCCATCCGGCTCGACCACGCGC
Above is a genomic segment from Gammaproteobacteria bacterium containing:
- a CDS encoding phosphate ABC transporter, permease protein PstA; protein product: MRNAEQKPAFKAWWKGGSPWVWLNAGAVSISMIMVLGLLLLIAVRGLSHFWPSTVHEMRVVEPDGTVSLVVGSIRDTESVTAARIRESGMTLETDKDFVDRYLVKTGNRDALGSDFRYLLAPRITDY